One Litorilinea aerophila genomic window carries:
- the coaD gene encoding pantetheine-phosphate adenylyltransferase, translated as MIRALYPGTFDPIHNGHIDIATRASRIFDEVVVAVYDAPPKKLLFTTEERVQMASAALTHLPNVSVISYRGLTVSCARSVDAQVIVRGLRNVADFEFEHQIGWANHQLAPEIELCCLFCNGEYANLSATILKEVASLGGDYRQWAPEHVRLALQRKFPEADSAALPNVVSRSDGKLSHHG; from the coding sequence ATGATTCGTGCTCTCTACCCGGGCACTTTCGATCCGATTCACAACGGCCATATCGACATCGCCACCCGGGCCAGCCGTATCTTCGACGAGGTGGTGGTCGCGGTCTACGATGCGCCGCCCAAGAAGCTCCTCTTCACCACCGAGGAGCGGGTGCAGATGGCCAGCGCGGCCCTCACCCATCTTCCCAACGTCAGCGTCATTTCCTACCGGGGCCTGACGGTGAGCTGTGCCCGTTCGGTAGACGCCCAGGTGATCGTGCGGGGGTTGCGCAATGTGGCCGATTTCGAGTTTGAACACCAGATCGGCTGGGCTAATCATCAGCTGGCGCCGGAGATTGAGCTATGCTGCCTGTTCTGCAACGGCGAGTATGCCAACCTGAGCGCCACCATCCTCAAGGAAGTGGCCAGCCTGGGGGGGGACTACCGACAGTGGGCCCCGGAACATGTCCGCCTGGCCCTGCAGCGCAAATTCCCGGAAGCGGATTCGGCCGCGCTGCCCAACGTGGTCTCGCGCAGCGACGGCAAGCTTTCCCATCATGGGTAA